The following are from one region of the Carnobacterium gallinarum DSM 4847 genome:
- a CDS encoding ECF-type riboflavin transporter substrate-binding protein → MKKDFSIKTIVAIGIGSAVFVILGRFVMIPTGIPNTNLETTYPFLALMSVLYGPIAGGLIGLIGHTLKDLTTGGVWWSWVVCSGIIGVVFGLAGQKIKLAAGEFGKKEIIRFNAYQVIGNMAVWGLIAPTLDVLIYSEPASKVYTQGVVTIIANSLSVGVLGTGLMIAYAATRTKKGSLKKLD, encoded by the coding sequence ATGAAAAAAGATTTTTCGATTAAAACCATTGTTGCCATTGGAATTGGTTCGGCGGTATTTGTTATACTAGGGCGTTTTGTGATGATTCCAACGGGCATTCCTAATACGAACTTAGAAACAACGTATCCCTTTTTAGCATTAATGAGTGTGTTATATGGTCCAATAGCTGGTGGGTTAATTGGTTTGATTGGTCATACATTAAAGGACCTAACAACAGGTGGAGTATGGTGGAGTTGGGTTGTTTGTTCAGGAATTATTGGAGTTGTTTTTGGACTTGCAGGTCAAAAAATCAAATTAGCTGCTGGTGAATTTGGGAAAAAAGAAATTATTCGTTTTAATGCGTATCAAGTTATTGGAAACATGGCTGTTTGGGGTTTGATTGCACCAACTTTGGATGTTTTAATTTATAGTGAACCAGCTTCAAAGGTTTATACACAAGGGGTTGTCACAATTATTGCCAATAGCCTCTCTGTTGGAGTTCTGGGTACTGGCTTAATGATTGCATATGCTGCAACAAGAACGAAAAAAGGTAGTTTAAAAAAGCTTGATTAA
- a CDS encoding ABC transporter permease: MKFKWSTIYLVLVFLLLYTPIFYLIFYSFNSGGNMNEFTGFTWDHYREVFADTRLITIVLNTLLVAFLSALIATVIGTFGAMGIYYTKRRRARNTLLSFNNILMVSPDVIIGASFLIFFTFLGLGLGFGSVLLSHIAFSIPIVVLMVLPKLQEMNDSMIMAARDLGANTLQVLSRIVLPSITPGILAGFFMAFTYSLDDFAVTFFVTGNGFTTLSVEIYSRARQGVSLEINALSAMMFLFSLVLVSGYYVIQQRNISKKQKNRHKRNLEAVNMQ; the protein is encoded by the coding sequence ATGAAATTTAAATGGTCAACTATTTATTTAGTCCTAGTTTTCTTACTATTGTATACCCCCATCTTTTATTTGATATTTTATTCCTTTAACTCAGGTGGCAATATGAATGAGTTTACAGGTTTTACGTGGGATCATTATCGAGAAGTTTTTGCCGATACACGGCTGATTACGATTGTCTTAAATACGTTATTAGTTGCTTTTTTATCAGCACTAATTGCTACGGTTATTGGAACTTTTGGAGCAATGGGTATTTATTATACGAAACGTCGCAGAGCCCGCAATACCTTATTAAGCTTTAACAATATTTTGATGGTTTCGCCAGATGTTATTATTGGAGCTAGCTTCTTAATCTTCTTTACTTTTCTTGGTTTAGGCTTAGGTTTTGGCTCTGTGTTGTTATCTCATATTGCTTTTAGTATTCCAATCGTTGTCTTAATGGTCTTACCAAAGCTACAGGAAATGAATGATTCAATGATTATGGCAGCCCGTGATTTAGGGGCAAACACACTCCAAGTACTAAGTCGTATTGTTTTACCTAGTATTACACCAGGAATTTTAGCTGGCTTTTTTATGGCCTTCACTTATTCCTTAGATGATTTTGCTGTGACTTTCTTTGTAACGGGAAATGGGTTTACGACACTATCCGTTGAAATTTATTCTCGTGCAAGACAAGGAGTTAGTCTTGAAATTAATGCCCTAAGCGCCATGATGTTCTTATTCTCATTAGTTCTAGTTTCAGGCTATTACGTTATTCAACAACGGAATATCAGTAAAAAACAAAAGAATCGTCATAAACGCAATCTTGAGGCGGTGAACATGCAATGA
- a CDS encoding cation:proton antiporter produces the protein MPILEGAIILFVLVVISNIISHYIVSIPTALIQIALGLVVAVVFGTQIELESSWFMLLFVAPLLYNDGRHYPKRDLWNLRIPIFGNSILLVFLTTLIGGYIMYFVTGGKMPLAAAFALAAILSPTDPVAVNGIAEQVKLPTGVLRLVRGESLVNDASGLIAFKYAIAATVTGVFSLKAATLDFFYMAIVGCILGVILELLIFALKEWLSMQGIKDVVLHTLIQILTPFIIYIIVEEMFHASGVIAVVAAGVVANSKRTVTENRMAEVRIVTERTWDVIIYLLNGMMFLILGIELPFAMSTALENKSMSNYLLFGYVLLLWLVILISRIVWTYSYMWFGFSFGKNKSEVKPNFKIALMSGLTGVRGAVTMAGILSVPYLLDSGVAFPQRSVMLFVASGVIVATLIAATIALPLLTNSKRRFETSGDELIDFPETSVLDDPKEDELKEAQARIRIMQIAIRTIEQESRPENRMASYDLIHEYNHMIRRLQMEYNSKESIMKFLKEEVDIRLMAFNAEVEKVKELKESGEVEKAVADQYLTVLARRRNALNSDWSSRFNRLWIFARRFYRKNFKMLMSLGKKEAYQKEYHKRLELEKEAAKSAIQVLSRFMKKERKKADKVNKTIAYHLIVEYRNKIERIKRYGEDYAEEYDQQLQELRLKALNAERTDIQKMFEHGDISRELAIQLRRFVNYTESSVIDINDEE, from the coding sequence TTGCCTATTTTAGAAGGTGCAATAATTTTATTTGTATTAGTGGTAATTTCCAATATTATTAGTCACTATATCGTTTCGATTCCAACAGCCTTAATTCAGATTGCTTTAGGGTTAGTTGTTGCAGTAGTATTTGGAACACAAATTGAATTAGAATCAAGTTGGTTTATGTTATTATTTGTCGCTCCGCTACTTTATAATGATGGACGACATTATCCTAAACGGGATTTATGGAATTTAAGAATTCCGATTTTTGGAAATTCAATTTTATTAGTTTTTTTAACAACCTTAATTGGTGGATATATTATGTATTTTGTAACTGGTGGGAAAATGCCTCTAGCTGCAGCATTTGCCTTAGCTGCGATTTTATCTCCGACAGATCCAGTTGCGGTAAATGGGATTGCGGAACAAGTAAAATTGCCAACAGGGGTTTTACGCTTAGTTCGTGGTGAAAGTTTAGTCAATGATGCTAGTGGCTTGATCGCCTTTAAGTACGCGATTGCCGCTACAGTTACAGGTGTATTCTCGTTGAAAGCAGCAACGTTAGATTTCTTTTATATGGCGATTGTTGGATGTATTTTAGGTGTTATTTTAGAGCTTTTAATTTTTGCATTAAAAGAATGGCTCAGTATGCAAGGGATTAAGGATGTAGTCTTACATACTTTAATTCAAATATTAACTCCATTTATTATTTACATTATTGTTGAAGAAATGTTTCATGCCTCAGGTGTTATTGCGGTTGTTGCGGCTGGTGTAGTAGCTAACAGCAAACGAACAGTTACAGAAAATCGAATGGCAGAGGTACGGATTGTTACAGAACGAACGTGGGATGTTATTATTTATTTATTAAATGGGATGATGTTCTTGATTTTAGGAATTGAATTACCATTTGCAATGAGTACTGCTTTGGAAAATAAATCAATGTCTAATTATCTTTTGTTCGGCTATGTTTTGTTGCTGTGGTTAGTTATTTTAATTTCCCGAATTGTTTGGACGTATAGCTATATGTGGTTTGGTTTTTCTTTTGGTAAAAACAAATCTGAAGTGAAGCCGAATTTTAAAATTGCACTAATGTCAGGATTGACAGGTGTTCGTGGCGCGGTAACAATGGCAGGGATTTTATCAGTACCTTATTTACTGGATTCAGGAGTTGCTTTTCCACAACGTTCGGTAATGCTTTTTGTGGCCTCAGGTGTTATTGTTGCTACTTTAATCGCGGCGACAATTGCCTTGCCTCTGTTAACGAATTCTAAAAGACGTTTTGAAACATCAGGAGATGAATTAATTGATTTCCCAGAAACATCCGTTTTAGATGATCCTAAAGAGGATGAATTAAAAGAAGCACAAGCGAGAATTCGGATTATGCAAATTGCGATTCGGACAATTGAGCAAGAAAGTCGACCAGAAAATCGAATGGCTTCGTATGATTTAATTCATGAATATAATCACATGATTCGACGTTTACAAATGGAATATAACAGTAAAGAAAGTATCATGAAATTTTTAAAAGAAGAAGTAGATATTCGTTTGATGGCATTTAATGCAGAAGTTGAAAAGGTTAAAGAATTAAAAGAATCAGGCGAAGTTGAAAAAGCTGTCGCGGATCAATATTTAACTGTTTTAGCTCGTCGTCGAAATGCTTTAAATAGTGATTGGTCTTCTAGATTTAATCGTTTGTGGATATTTGCTCGTCGTTTTTACCGTAAAAACTTTAAGATGTTAATGAGCTTAGGTAAGAAGGAAGCGTATCAAAAAGAGTATCATAAACGCTTGGAATTAGAAAAAGAAGCTGCTAAGAGTGCGATTCAAGTTTTATCTCGTTTTATGAAAAAAGAACGTAAGAAAGCAGATAAAGTTAACAAAACAATTGCCTATCATTTAATTGTGGAATATCGTAATAAGATTGAACGAATTAAACGATATGGTGAAGATTATGCAGAAGAATACGATCAACAATTGCAAGAATTACGTTTAAAAGCATTGAATGCAGAGCGAACAGATATTCAAAAAATGTTTGAGCATGGCGATATCAGCCGTGAATTAGCAATTCAATTACGCCGTTTTGTGAACTATACAGAAAGTTCTGTAATAGATATTAACGATGAAGAATAA
- a CDS encoding ABC transporter ATP-binding protein, giving the protein MTKNTIITFENVMKRYDDDEPVLKSINFEIEQGKFYTLLGPSGCGKTTILRLIAGFTEASEGTIILDGKRVNDVPANKRKVNTVFQDYALFPHMNVFDNIAFGLTIKKMDKKVIQQKVKEVLKMVQLPGYEERGISEMSGGQRQRVAIARALVNEPEVLLLDEPLSALDLKLRTEMQYELRELQRRLGITFVFVTHDQEEALAMSDEIFVMNKGEIIQSGTPVDIYDEPIDRFVANFIGESNIVKGQMVQDYEVKFVGHTFECVDAGMKPNEAVEIVLRPEDLTITTVEQGKLSATVATQLFRGVHYEIVCQDTEGNEWVIHSTKKATVGAKVGIFFESEDIHVMRFGETEEEFDARLESYDED; this is encoded by the coding sequence ATGACAAAAAATACAATTATTACTTTTGAAAATGTGATGAAGCGTTATGATGATGATGAGCCAGTTTTGAAAAGTATTAATTTTGAGATTGAACAAGGGAAATTTTATACTTTATTGGGGCCTTCAGGTTGTGGGAAGACAACGATATTACGTTTAATTGCCGGATTTACTGAGGCTTCAGAAGGAACGATTATCTTAGATGGCAAGCGTGTAAATGATGTTCCTGCAAATAAACGTAAGGTAAATACGGTTTTTCAAGATTATGCTCTATTTCCTCATATGAATGTTTTTGATAATATTGCTTTTGGCTTGACGATTAAAAAAATGGATAAAAAAGTCATTCAACAAAAGGTTAAGGAAGTATTGAAAATGGTGCAATTGCCTGGTTATGAAGAGCGTGGAATTAGTGAAATGTCCGGTGGACAACGTCAACGTGTAGCGATTGCTCGAGCATTAGTCAATGAACCAGAGGTGTTATTGTTAGATGAGCCTTTATCGGCATTGGATTTAAAATTACGAACAGAAATGCAGTATGAATTACGTGAATTGCAGCGTCGTTTGGGAATTACCTTTGTATTTGTTACCCATGATCAAGAAGAAGCATTGGCTATGAGTGATGAGATTTTTGTTATGAATAAAGGCGAAATTATTCAAAGTGGCACTCCTGTTGATATTTATGATGAGCCAATTGATCGTTTTGTAGCGAACTTTATTGGTGAAAGTAATATTGTCAAAGGTCAGATGGTGCAGGACTACGAAGTGAAATTTGTGGGGCATACATTTGAATGTGTCGATGCAGGGATGAAGCCTAATGAAGCTGTAGAGATTGTTTTGCGTCCAGAAGATTTGACGATTACAACTGTTGAACAAGGCAAATTAAGTGCTACTGTAGCAACCCAATTATTTCGAGGAGTTCATTATGAAATTGTTTGTCAAGATACAGAAGGCAACGAGTGGGTTATTCATTCAACTAAGAAAGCAACGGTTGGCGCTAAAGTCGGAATTTTCTTTGAATCAGAAGATATTCATGTAATGCGTTTTGGTGAAACTGAAGAAGAATTTGATGCTCGTTTAGAGAGCTATGACGAGGACTAA
- a CDS encoding energy-coupling factor transporter transmembrane component T family protein, with amino-acid sequence MSDQQLLGYIPDQTPIHRLNGASKLIALILLSVAIMTTYDTRFLLFMSVFSIFLFRVSKIRWRQISFVMKFILFFSLLNLLAVYLFAPEYGVDLYGSRTVLLEGIGRYSITSEQLFYEFNLILKYFCTVPLAIIFLLTTNPSEFASSLNRLGLSYKISYAVALALRYIPDVQEDFFSISQAQQARGFEMSKKGKPIARLKGTSRIVLPLIFSSLERIDVISTAMELRRFGKNKKRTWYTQRPYHKLDYIAIGLVILLTVLSFALIYLNGSRFYNPF; translated from the coding sequence ATGAGTGACCAACAATTACTAGGATATATTCCAGATCAAACACCGATTCATCGCTTAAATGGAGCCTCTAAATTGATTGCTTTAATCTTATTATCGGTGGCAATTATGACAACTTATGACACAAGATTCTTGTTATTTATGAGTGTTTTTTCAATTTTTCTATTTAGAGTATCGAAAATTCGTTGGCGTCAAATTTCTTTTGTAATGAAGTTTATTTTATTTTTCTCGCTATTAAATCTTTTAGCAGTTTATTTGTTTGCTCCTGAATATGGAGTGGACTTGTATGGCTCACGAACGGTATTATTAGAGGGCATTGGACGTTATAGTATAACAAGTGAACAACTATTTTATGAATTTAACTTGATTTTAAAATATTTTTGCACAGTTCCATTAGCGATTATCTTTTTATTAACGACGAATCCTAGTGAATTTGCTTCAAGTCTGAATCGACTTGGTTTAAGCTATAAGATTAGTTATGCTGTTGCATTGGCATTACGCTATATTCCTGATGTACAAGAAGATTTCTTTAGTATCTCTCAAGCACAACAAGCTCGAGGGTTTGAAATGTCGAAAAAAGGCAAACCAATTGCTCGTCTAAAGGGGACTAGTCGAATTGTCTTGCCATTGATTTTCTCTAGTTTAGAACGAATTGATGTGATTAGTACGGCAATGGAGTTGCGTCGCTTTGGGAAAAATAAAAAACGAACGTGGTATACTCAACGACCGTATCACAAGCTTGATTATATAGCGATTGGGCTAGTTATTTTATTAACTGTTCTAAGTTTTGCCTTAATTTATCTAAACGGCAGCCGTTTCTATAATCCTTTTTAA
- a CDS encoding ABC transporter ATP-binding protein translates to MKKPLIIFDNFTFQYDSQAEPTLCDLNLTIYEGEKIAVVGPSGSGKSTFAQCINGLIPHSFAGEIQGSVEINGKNLQKSSLFELSFEVGTVLQDPDGQFIGLTVAEDIAFSLENDCVPQTKMLEAVHKWAKVVDIDQQLNQRPQDLSGGQKQRVSMAGVLIDEVPVLLFDEPLANLDPASGKQAIELIDEIHRQSETTIVIIEHRLEDVLHCEVDRILVFEEGRIISDSTPDELLKSDILSDTGIREPLYITAMKYAGIDLAELQEISDIHKVAGPKLKEEMEQWLAAIPDFNVPTHHEPLLELSGLSYRYNKDRPLVLDSVSVTFHKGEMVSVVGKNGAGKSTLSKAICGFVGLQEGSMNWLGEDFTKLSIKERADKIGYVMQNPNQMISKTLIFDEVALGLILRGVAPEEIEKRVHRVLKICGLYAFRSWPISALSFGQKKRVTIAAILVLNPAMIILDEPTAGQDFKHYTEMMNFLETLNKQGVTVVMITHDMHLMLEYTTRALVIANGQLLADTESVDVLTNDGLIHEASLKETSLFTFAKALGMQDPFGFTKKFIAYDREVRLP, encoded by the coding sequence ATGAAGAAGCCGTTAATTATATTTGACAACTTTACATTTCAATACGATAGTCAAGCAGAGCCGACTTTATGCGACCTTAATTTAACCATATATGAAGGTGAAAAAATAGCTGTTGTTGGACCAAGTGGGTCTGGAAAATCAACCTTTGCTCAATGTATTAACGGTTTGATTCCACATTCATTTGCTGGTGAAATCCAGGGGTCGGTTGAGATTAATGGGAAAAATTTACAAAAATCAAGTTTATTTGAATTATCTTTTGAGGTAGGAACGGTTTTACAAGATCCAGATGGACAGTTTATTGGATTAACAGTTGCAGAAGATATTGCTTTTTCATTAGAAAATGATTGTGTGCCACAAACTAAAATGTTAGAAGCTGTGCATAAGTGGGCAAAAGTTGTGGATATTGATCAACAGTTAAACCAACGTCCGCAAGATTTGTCTGGTGGACAAAAGCAACGAGTTTCAATGGCGGGAGTTTTAATTGATGAAGTACCTGTTTTATTATTTGATGAGCCTTTAGCTAATTTAGATCCTGCATCTGGAAAGCAGGCAATTGAGTTAATTGATGAAATTCATCGACAATCTGAAACGACCATTGTCATTATTGAGCATCGCTTAGAAGATGTTTTACACTGTGAAGTTGATCGTATTCTTGTTTTTGAAGAAGGACGGATTATTTCGGATAGTACTCCTGATGAATTATTGAAATCAGATATTTTGTCTGATACAGGTATTCGAGAACCGTTATACATTACGGCTATGAAATACGCAGGAATTGACTTAGCTGAACTACAAGAAATTTCAGATATTCATAAAGTTGCTGGTCCAAAGTTAAAAGAAGAGATGGAACAGTGGTTGGCTGCGATTCCTGATTTTAATGTCCCAACTCATCATGAACCTTTATTAGAGCTTAGTGGATTGTCGTATCGTTATAATAAAGATCGTCCGTTAGTATTAGACAGCGTATCTGTGACCTTTCATAAAGGAGAGATGGTCAGTGTTGTTGGAAAAAATGGTGCGGGAAAATCAACATTATCTAAAGCGATTTGTGGTTTTGTTGGATTACAAGAGGGTTCAATGAATTGGTTAGGCGAAGATTTTACTAAATTATCGATTAAAGAACGTGCAGATAAGATTGGATACGTGATGCAAAATCCAAATCAAATGATTTCTAAAACGTTGATTTTTGATGAAGTAGCCTTAGGTTTGATATTAAGAGGTGTTGCGCCAGAAGAAATTGAAAAACGTGTTCATCGTGTGCTGAAGATTTGTGGGTTGTATGCTTTTCGTAGTTGGCCAATCTCCGCATTGAGTTTTGGACAAAAGAAGCGAGTAACGATTGCAGCTATTTTGGTACTAAATCCTGCGATGATTATCTTAGATGAGCCGACAGCAGGACAAGATTTTAAACATTATACTGAAATGATGAATTTTTTAGAAACGCTGAATAAGCAAGGTGTGACGGTGGTAATGATTACCCATGATATGCATTTGATGCTGGAATACACAACAAGGGCATTAGTTATTGCTAATGGACAGTTATTAGCAGATACAGAGTCAGTAGATGTTTTAACCAATGATGGTCTGATTCATGAAGCCTCATTAAAAGAAACATCATTATTTACTTTTGCTAAAGCTTTAGGTATGCAAGATCCTTTTGGCTTTACGAAAAAATTTATTGCGTATGATCGTGAGGTGCGTTTGCCATGA
- a CDS encoding PTS sugar transporter subunit IIC — protein sequence MNGLMNWLEKHIIPVASKIGSQKHLVALRDAFIGTMPATMAGSVAVLLNVFFRDFPTTWGWTGFVEFMAPVVAVNGYVWTGTLAVMAVIFSTTLGYNLARAYNVDALSGAVVSLAAFIMGLTQTAATALTVEGQLPKKAIDMITTAGGTVEDGNIIGAGAWGYFNFGKHMGGTGLFTAIIFGFIATIIFSKLMLRKITIKMPDSVPPAVAKAFAAIIPASVALYVCAIINYLFTTYMGMPIIDWITETIQAPLLELSQGFGAVLIIVFLVHLLWFFGIHGTNVMAPVLQTIYGSAMTTNINAQQTGAKIPYKWVAGSFEAFVWPGGAGVTLMLLVAILVLSKRADSRVVGKLAIGPGIFNINEPAMFGMPIVLNPLYMIPFILAPMATATVAYFATMSGLVNPVVASIPWVTPAGISGFLATAGDWRAIVLTLVNLVVAFIIWAPFVLAANKIPLEDN from the coding sequence ATGAATGGATTAATGAATTGGTTAGAAAAACATATTATTCCGGTTGCATCAAAAATTGGTTCACAGAAGCACCTAGTAGCTTTACGTGATGCTTTTATTGGCACAATGCCAGCGACAATGGCTGGATCAGTAGCTGTATTATTAAATGTATTTTTTAGAGATTTCCCAACTACATGGGGTTGGACAGGATTTGTAGAATTTATGGCACCGGTTGTAGCTGTTAATGGATATGTTTGGACAGGTACATTAGCAGTTATGGCAGTTATTTTTTCAACGACCTTAGGTTATAACTTGGCTCGTGCCTATAATGTTGATGCGCTTTCTGGAGCAGTTGTATCTCTAGCGGCTTTTATTATGGGACTGACACAAACTGCTGCGACAGCTTTAACTGTGGAAGGTCAATTACCGAAAAAAGCCATCGACATGATTACAACAGCAGGTGGAACAGTTGAAGATGGCAATATAATCGGTGCAGGTGCATGGGGTTACTTTAACTTTGGTAAACATATGGGCGGAACAGGCCTATTTACAGCAATTATTTTTGGATTTATTGCCACAATTATTTTCTCTAAACTAATGTTAAGAAAAATTACAATTAAAATGCCAGATTCAGTACCACCAGCAGTAGCTAAAGCTTTTGCGGCGATTATTCCAGCTAGTGTGGCGCTATATGTCTGTGCAATTATTAACTATTTATTTACAACATATATGGGGATGCCGATTATCGATTGGATTACCGAAACAATCCAAGCTCCATTACTTGAGCTTTCGCAAGGCTTTGGTGCAGTTTTAATTATTGTATTCTTAGTTCATTTGTTATGGTTCTTCGGAATTCATGGGACAAATGTAATGGCACCCGTATTACAAACTATTTATGGTAGTGCGATGACGACTAATATTAATGCACAACAAACAGGAGCAAAAATTCCTTACAAATGGGTTGCTGGAAGCTTTGAAGCTTTTGTTTGGCCTGGTGGAGCAGGAGTTACGTTAATGCTTCTTGTAGCGATTTTAGTCCTATCGAAACGGGCAGATTCAAGAGTTGTAGGGAAATTAGCAATCGGGCCTGGTATTTTCAATATTAATGAACCAGCGATGTTCGGTATGCCTATTGTGTTAAACCCGCTTTATATGATTCCATTTATTTTAGCGCCAATGGCAACAGCAACTGTTGCTTACTTTGCAACGATGTCTGGATTAGTCAACCCAGTTGTAGCAAGTATCCCTTGGGTGACACCAGCAGGAATTAGTGGATTCTTAGCAACAGCAGGAGATTGGCGCGCGATTGTTTTAACCTTAGTTAATTTAGTTGTAGCCTTCATTATCTGGGCACCATTTGTTCTAGCAGCAAATAAAATTCCTTTGGAAGATAATTAA
- a CDS encoding helix-turn-helix domain-containing protein has translation MEIGNRIKNLRIQKNLTQEELGERTDLSKGYISQLERDLSSPSLETFFDILEVLGCSPKDFFDEGQKEQRVVYTQDEMTSFEDEEKGYEIQWLVPESNENEMEPILLSFKEKGEFKEFPPSLAETFAYVTAGSVCVEIGLKRYYAKQGETIYYHATENHQIKNDFDGESKLLVVVTKSYL, from the coding sequence GTGGAGATTGGGAATCGAATTAAGAACTTACGGATTCAAAAAAATTTAACCCAAGAAGAGCTTGGTGAACGAACGGATTTAAGCAAGGGCTACATATCTCAGTTAGAACGTGATTTAAGTTCCCCTTCGTTAGAAACTTTTTTTGATATTTTAGAAGTATTGGGATGTAGTCCAAAAGACTTTTTTGATGAAGGTCAAAAAGAACAACGAGTAGTTTATACTCAAGATGAAATGACTAGTTTTGAGGATGAAGAAAAGGGCTATGAAATTCAATGGCTAGTTCCAGAATCTAATGAAAATGAAATGGAGCCAATATTGTTGTCTTTTAAAGAAAAAGGAGAATTTAAAGAGTTTCCTCCATCTTTAGCAGAAACTTTTGCTTATGTCACTGCTGGATCTGTTTGTGTGGAAATTGGTTTAAAACGGTATTATGCGAAACAAGGTGAAACGATTTATTATCATGCCACGGAGAATCATCAAATTAAAAATGATTTTGATGGGGAGAGTAAATTACTCGTTGTTGTGACGAAATCTTATTTGTAA
- a CDS encoding ABC transporter permease, whose product MLFVIAPLLLIIYQSFFDVNGQFTLENYKIYFTTGTYLKMTFNSVWYAFLITFFTLLISYPTAYFLNKTKHKQLWLMLIILPTWINLLLKAYAFIGIFSMNGSVNHFLEFFGIAKQQILFTDFSFMFVAAYIELPFMILPIFNAIQELNPSYISASRDLGANNVETFRRVIFPLTLNGVKSGVQAVFIPSLSLFMLTRLIGGNRVITLGTAIEEHFLVTQNWGMGSTIGVVLIVAMILIMLATGEKKKKGAKHK is encoded by the coding sequence ATGCTGTTTGTTATTGCACCCTTATTATTGATTATTTATCAGTCATTTTTTGATGTAAATGGTCAATTTACTTTAGAAAATTATAAAATTTATTTCACGACAGGCACCTATTTAAAGATGACCTTTAACTCTGTTTGGTATGCTTTTTTAATTACTTTTTTCACGTTACTCATTAGTTATCCAACGGCTTATTTTTTAAATAAAACCAAACACAAACAACTTTGGCTAATGTTAATTATTTTACCAACTTGGATTAATTTGTTATTAAAAGCTTATGCATTTATTGGGATTTTTAGCATGAATGGTAGTGTGAACCATTTTCTAGAGTTCTTTGGAATTGCGAAGCAGCAGATTTTATTTACTGATTTTAGTTTTATGTTTGTTGCAGCGTACATTGAGCTTCCGTTTATGATTTTGCCAATCTTTAATGCGATTCAAGAATTAAATCCTTCGTATATTAGTGCTAGTCGTGATTTAGGGGCAAATAATGTTGAAACTTTCCGCCGTGTTATTTTCCCTCTGACATTGAATGGTGTGAAAAGTGGTGTTCAGGCAGTATTTATTCCTTCGCTTTCATTGTTTATGCTAACGCGTTTAATTGGTGGGAATCGGGTAATTACCCTTGGAACAGCTATCGAAGAACATTTTTTAGTGACACAAAACTGGGGAATGGGTTCGACTATTGGTGTTGTTTTAATTGTGGCAATGATTCTAATTATGTTGGCAACGGGTGAGAAGAAAAAGAAAGGGGCTAAACACAAATGA
- a CDS encoding SAM hydrolase/SAM-dependent halogenase family protein: MSKYLVLQTDFGLGDGAVSAMYGVAHMVSSEVVVEDLTHDIPPYDIWVASYRLLQTVKYWPKGTVFVSVVDPGVGSDRRSIACETESGHFIITPDNGSLTHIKHYQGIREVRAIDEVVSRLPHSEESHTFHGRDIYAYNGARLASGEINFAELGEVVPQDSMKALDLIDAKEENGILTGSIDVLDIRFGSLWSNIPLALFKQAGIVHEDSIQVTIFHQGKKVYQNIMMFAKSFADVNIGEPLVYVNSLVNIGVAVNQDSFSRLYHIGTGTEWTIQLRKAPKVIFE; the protein is encoded by the coding sequence ATGAGCAAGTATTTAGTTTTACAAACAGATTTTGGTTTAGGTGATGGAGCAGTAAGCGCTATGTATGGTGTGGCACATATGGTTAGTAGTGAGGTTGTAGTAGAGGACTTAACACATGATATTCCACCATATGATATTTGGGTAGCCTCATACCGTTTGTTGCAAACAGTGAAATACTGGCCAAAGGGAACAGTTTTTGTTTCTGTAGTTGATCCAGGAGTTGGAAGTGATCGCCGTAGTATTGCTTGTGAAACAGAATCTGGTCATTTTATTATTACTCCAGATAACGGCTCGTTAACTCATATTAAACATTATCAAGGAATTCGTGAAGTCCGTGCAATTGATGAAGTTGTGAGTCGTTTGCCTCATTCAGAAGAAAGTCATACATTCCATGGAAGAGATATTTATGCGTACAATGGCGCCCGTTTGGCAAGTGGTGAGATTAACTTTGCTGAATTAGGTGAAGTTGTGCCACAAGATAGTATGAAAGCATTAGATTTAATCGATGCTAAAGAAGAAAATGGTATTTTGACGGGAAGTATTGATGTATTAGATATTCGTTTTGGTTCATTATGGAGCAATATTCCTTTAGCGTTATTTAAACAAGCTGGCATTGTTCATGAAGATTCAATTCAAGTAACTATTTTCCACCAAGGGAAAAAAGTGTATCAAAATATCATGATGTTTGCGAAATCATTTGCTGATGTGAATATTGGGGAGCCGTTAGTTTATGTGAATTCGTTAGTGAATATCGGCGTGGCAGTTAACCAAGATTCATTCTCACGTTTGTATCATATTGGAACGGGAACAGAGTGGACGATTCAATTACGTAAAGCACCGAAAGTTATTTTTGAGTAA